A stretch of Leucobacter aridicollis DNA encodes these proteins:
- a CDS encoding DUF998 domain-containing protein, whose amino-acid sequence MPGTPQGWRFRPAGSGSAAIESRATQLAVGAFVVAAILTTLLMPGLRLPLAGEGSLGNITAWCAGAGAGLAYLLAHLVETKRGLHRWRGELPRAKRIFDAFALTLATGMLAYLAIMAIASLFQLGFQGLTVDPVGGGVLAGAAAAAMTYIGALVGSRVTSESIALLATLQLFTGTMASMVSSPDASWWQLHFSQLGNEAGQSGYRFNVSLIITGFVLIALSNYIGNDVRRGLVARDADDPKLVRLLSWLFAAIGICMAIAGAVPDAENIVVHVGAASGMLVVFAVLVFVSLRRIVDVPRELAVFSLIVVVGIVVAVLLWVPFGYYNLTGTEFMAASLLFAWLTVYVRTLAAYAEPRGIAPAASGLDRGTAGVPAAPTNGERTAEDDR is encoded by the coding sequence ATGCCCGGGACGCCCCAGGGCTGGCGTTTCCGGCCGGCAGGCAGCGGCTCGGCCGCCATTGAATCCCGCGCGACGCAGCTCGCTGTCGGGGCGTTCGTTGTTGCAGCGATCCTGACGACTCTGCTCATGCCTGGTCTCCGGCTTCCGCTCGCAGGCGAGGGCTCGCTCGGCAACATCACGGCCTGGTGTGCGGGCGCCGGCGCCGGGCTCGCCTACCTGCTCGCGCACCTCGTCGAGACGAAGCGTGGGCTGCACCGCTGGCGGGGCGAGCTGCCGCGCGCTAAGCGCATCTTCGACGCGTTCGCGCTCACCCTCGCGACGGGCATGCTCGCCTACCTCGCGATCATGGCGATTGCGAGCCTGTTCCAGCTTGGATTTCAAGGCCTGACGGTTGACCCAGTCGGCGGCGGAGTGCTCGCAGGCGCTGCGGCCGCGGCGATGACCTACATCGGGGCACTCGTCGGGTCCCGCGTGACGTCGGAGTCGATCGCGCTGCTCGCGACGCTGCAACTGTTCACTGGCACGATGGCGAGCATGGTGAGCTCGCCCGATGCGTCCTGGTGGCAGCTGCACTTCTCGCAGCTCGGCAACGAGGCTGGGCAGAGCGGGTACAGATTCAACGTCTCGCTCATCATCACCGGATTCGTGCTCATCGCGCTTTCGAACTACATCGGCAACGACGTACGCCGCGGGCTTGTGGCGCGCGACGCGGACGACCCGAAGCTTGTCCGGCTGCTTTCCTGGTTGTTTGCGGCGATCGGCATCTGCATGGCAATCGCTGGGGCCGTCCCCGACGCCGAGAACATCGTCGTGCACGTTGGTGCTGCGAGCGGCATGCTGGTGGTGTTTGCGGTGCTGGTGTTCGTTTCGCTCCGGCGAATCGTGGACGTGCCTCGGGAGCTCGCCGTGTTCTCGCTCATTGTCGTTGTCGGCATCGTCGTCGCCGTGCTGCTGTGGGTCCCGTTCGGGTACTACAACCTCACGGGCACCGAGTTCATGGCCGCGAGCCTGCTGTTCGCGTGGCTCACCGTGTACGTTCGCACATTGGCGGCCTACGCAGAACCGCGGGGAATAGCCCCCGCCGCTTCCGGGTTGGACCGGGGGACGGCCGGGGTTCCGGCCGCACCCACGAATGGTGAGAGAACCGCGGAGGACGATCGGTGA